One Anabas testudineus chromosome 15, fAnaTes1.2, whole genome shotgun sequence genomic window carries:
- the mrps6 gene encoding 28S ribosomal protein S6, mitochondrial yields MPRYELSLILKAMQRPETAATLRRTMETLMERGAVVRNLENLGDRLLPYKITKHNQRHTRGAYFLIDFYAAPNILTGLLDHLHRDVDVVRPAVLKKDAQVSSKPCCGPQQ; encoded by the coding sequence ATGCCTCGTTACGAGCTGTCCCTAATCCTGAAGGCGATGCAGCGGCCGGAGACTGCGGCGACTCTCCGGCGGACAATGGAGACTTTGATGGAGCGGGGCGCGGTGGTGAGGAACCTGGAGAACCTTGGGGATAGACTGTTGCCCTACAAGATAACCAAACACAACCAGAGACACACCCGAGGGGCTTACTTTCTGATCGATTTCTACGCAGCGCCCAACATCCTTACAGGCTTACTGGATCACCTGCACCGTGACGTGGACGTCGTGAGGCCCGCCGTGCTGAAGAAGGACGCCCAGGTCTCCAGCAAACCCTGCTGCGGCCCCCAGCAGTGA